The segment GCAGCGATCGCAATTTTCTTGCCTCCGAAATGGAAATGTCCGTCGAGCAATGCATCCTCCAATTGCGCCCGGTGACGGCGAACCCGGGCCGGCACCGCCGCGCCCGAAACCGCCGATAGCAGCGAGACGAACCGGTCGACGGCCTTCAATCCGGTCAGCGACTGGAACACCGCGTAAGGCACGCCGGTCAACCCGTGCAGCGTTTTCGCCGGGTGGCGCATGTGCTCGCCGATGACGATGCATTGCGCGGCCGTGCCAAGCTCGCGGATTTCCTCGACGCTGGTGCCGCCATAGGTAGTGGTTACCCAGCGGTCAGGAACCGTGCCGTCGAGTGAGCCGGAGACGTCCGGAAGAATAACCGGCCTGAGACCAAAACTTTCAACCATGTCACGCAAATGCTCGACGTCAGCGACAGTGAGGTTGCATCCGGGCAGGATCGCGATCTTCTTCGGCTGCCGCGTCCGTTCGCCCGACCGTGTAATCCCTTCGATCATCGCCGCGACAGCCTTGGCCCAGCCCTCTTCGATCGCGCCGTCAAAATCGGGCGTGTTGGCGAGCACGACCTCCGTACCCGCGAGCTCTTCCACGTGCTTCAGCTTGACGTTGGCGATATCACTCGCGCAATCTTCGCCACGGGTCTCCACCAGCGCGGTCGTGCACACCCCTATCAGCTTTGGCTTTGTGCGGGTTTTGAGGTTGAGGATCGCCTCTTCCAGATGGTCCGCTCCGCCGAGTATGGTTGCCACCTCGTCCAACGCCGTTGTCTGCAAGGGGATCGCTTCCTTGAAATGCCGCACGAAGAGCACGAGCGCGAAGCTGGTGCAGCCCTGGCTGCCGTGGAACAGGGGCATCGCACCGTCGACTCCAAGAAAAGCAAAGGCGGCACCCAGTGGCTGCGACGACTTCAGCGGATTGACCGCCGCTGATTTGGTATTGCGAAGGATGCGGACCATCGGATTTCCTCAACGGTCGCCGAAGCGGTGAGCCGTCGCGCCGGCGAATTCATTGAAGGCGTTCACAGTCGCGGTCCCGTTCTTCGTGCTCGCCAGATCGTCCTCCAAGTCAGGCTGGCAATCCCACGGCGCCGACTCCCGCACCTGGCCCCAGATCGGGTTATGAATGGCGAGGTCGATCTGCCGGACAAGTTCCACCATGCCATCATAGCCGGCATAAGGATGTTGGCGCTCCTGGTTGATATCGAGCCAGGGTGTCTTGGCCTTC is part of the Mesorhizobium sp. L-2-11 genome and harbors:
- the nifN gene encoding nitrogenase iron-molybdenum cofactor biosynthesis protein NifN — encoded protein: MVRILRNTKSAAVNPLKSSQPLGAAFAFLGVDGAMPLFHGSQGCTSFALVLFVRHFKEAIPLQTTALDEVATILGGADHLEEAILNLKTRTKPKLIGVCTTALVETRGEDCASDIANVKLKHVEELAGTEVVLANTPDFDGAIEEGWAKAVAAMIEGITRSGERTRQPKKIAILPGCNLTVADVEHLRDMVESFGLRPVILPDVSGSLDGTVPDRWVTTTYGGTSVEEIRELGTAAQCIVIGEHMRHPAKTLHGLTGVPYAVFQSLTGLKAVDRFVSLLSAVSGAAVPARVRRHRAQLEDALLDGHFHFGGKKIAIAADPDQLYQLATFFTGMGCDIAAAVTTTDLSKILQKVPAEWVQIGDLGDLEALAAGADLLVTHSHGRHASRRLGIPLMRVGFPIFDRLGSQHKLTILYRGTRDLIFDVANIFQANQHAPTPEALDPFRKREMPDELRSSPLTRH